Within the Salinimonas marina genome, the region GAACGCCACCGCGGTGGCGGCAACGGTGGCAATCACCAGTAAAATCATAATTACTTTTGCCACATTATCCAGCGCTTTAAAGTGCCCGGCGAGCAAAATAAACAAGATGGCCGCCAGCACGATGGCGCACATAATCGGCAGCGGCACCGCCACGGGCAGAAAATAACTTAACAGGCTGGCTGAAAACATCAGCAGCGCCGCCGCATTGACCACCGCTGATAGACTGTTCAGCCCCAGGGCCACCAGCAGGTATCCTTTGCCCATCTCCAGATAGCCGGTCTGCAGGGTTTTATGGGTGCTGATGGTATAACTCACTCCGGCCCGAAAAAACGGATACTTTAATAAGTTCACCATCAATACCAGCAAGGCCAGCTGCCAGCCAAATTTTGCCCCCGCCTGGGTCGAGGCAACCAGGTGGCTGCCACCAATGGAGGCGGTTGCCATCAATATACCCGGCCCCAACAAACGAATAAGACTGCCCAGTGTCGACTGCGCTTCGTTGACTGCTTTTTCCACTGCGACTTCCTTCACCGGTTTAATTAATATTTTGTAAGCTCTAGCATTGCACTTTCACCAGGCAGGTTCAATTGGGGTGTAAACAACTTGTTGCATAATTTCAAAAATACTCGCTCGACCGCTTATTTATTCGCCAGTTTGATGGACTTGGGCTTTTGAAGAACAGCAAATACCGGCTTTGCCCTCACACCTTGTGGGGTTGCTGAGCAAAATTACTGAGCAAAGTTACTTAACAACGTTACTTAGCAATATAGTTCCGGCTACCTCAGCGTCTGGCTGAGCAATGCGCCATTGTCTGTGTGGGTGTTACAGTAGTGGCCTGGCATAATGACGAACCCGGAACACAACATGAGCTATGTCTATTTAGCAATTGCAATCTGCGCTGAGGTGCTAGGCACCCTGGCATTAAAAGCCTCACAAGGCTTTACCCAGAGCCTTGTCAGTACCGTATGTGTTATCAGTTATGCGGTGGCGTTTTATTATTTATCGTTGGTGATAAAAACCCTGCCGGTGGGCATTACCTATGCGATTTGGTCGGGTGCGGGGATTGTGCTGATTACCGCATTGGGGGCACTGTGGTACAAAGAGGTGCCGGATGCAGCGGCGCTCATAGGCATGGCGTTTATTCTGATGGGCGTGGTAATTATTAATCTGTTTTCCAACACCGCGATGCACTGACAGAAAGTAACCGCGAGGGTACAGCCT harbors:
- a CDS encoding DMT family transporter, whose amino-acid sequence is MSYVYLAIAICAEVLGTLALKASQGFTQSLVSTVCVISYAVAFYYLSLVIKTLPVGITYAIWSGAGIVLITALGALWYKEVPDAAALIGMAFILMGVVIINLFSNTAMH